Genomic DNA from Bacteroidales bacterium:
AAGGAAACAACTCCTGCAAAATTGACTTACAAAATTTAACAGGAGGTATCTACTTTGTGAATCTTAAAAAAGAAGAAAAGGCATACGTCAGCAAACTTATCATTTTCTGAAAACATTTTTTTCAGTTTTATATACATTATCCCCCACTATTAATAATCTATTGGCTTCTGTGGTATTCCACAAGCCCTTCCATGGGCTCTTTCATTATTTTTGATATGCTTGCACCAAACTCAGAGGCCACTTCCGCAAGAATATCTTTAAGGTTTGAGGAAACTGAACCTGTAAAGGCCAACGGTAATTTTTTAAAAGAGGGATATACAATAATGTGGTTTATAAAAAACTCTTTAAAACAACCATAGACCAGATTATGAATAAACGGTTCCTGGTGGTTTGCCCTGATGAATTTAGAAAAGGATGCGAGGTAAGCATTAGGAGCCGGCTGGCGATAAACCTTATCAAGAACTTCTTCACGGCTAATGTTAAAATCTTTTTCAAAAGCTTGATGCAGTGGTGTAGGTAGTTTTTTATAAAAATATGCTTTCAACAATTCTTTCCCCAATGAAGCTCCGCCTCCTTCATCAGCAAGGATATATCCTAAGGAAGGTGTTCTTCGTGAAATTTTTTTACCGTCATACACACATGACACAGAACCCGTGCCCAATATGCAAGCAATTCCTTTATTATTGCCGAGCAATGCTCTGGCTGCACCCAACAGGTCGCTATACACATATATCCTGGCTTTGGGAAAATGAGATTTAATAAAATTTGCTACCTGTTCAGCTTTACTGTCGGCACCGCAGCCTGCACCATAAAAATGTATGCACATGATTTTATTTTTGTCTACAGGCAAATCTTTACTCAATACCTTATCAAAAATATCTGCTCCGGCAAAATAAGGATTCAATCCCTTAGTGTAATGACTTTCGTCAGAGCCATCTGCATGTATTTGTTTCCAGTGTGTTTTGGTTGAACCGCTGTCGGCTATTAGTATCATTTATTTCTAATTTTATATATAACAGCAACAGACCTAATTTAGAATAAGCAATATAACGTGGCTAATTCCTTTTGGCCATTGGCTATATTTATTAACCTTTATTATCCTGTTTATGACCGCTAAGTTATATATTTGTTGTTAGATTTTAAAATACTCTTTTTTAAATGCAACATTTACTGCCGGAAATACTTATATGCATTGTCGTAATTATTGTTTTGCTTTTAACTTTCCGTTATTTTTCCTTAAAAAAACAAAAACACATAAGATTTTTTGTGCAAAATAAAATTTTATGCTATGTTTATTCCTTAAATAAAATTGGTTACTTTGTAAAAAAACTAGTATGAAAACCCTATTACTTTCATTATTTTTTACCACGATATTTTTTTCTCAGCTTTCTGCACAGGGAAAAGCTACACAAGGGAACTTGGTGGTATGGTCAGACGAAGGTTGGATAATAAAAGCCGAAAACAAATGGTTAGGCACTATAACTTTTAAATTTAGCTGGGTCACCGAAGGAACTGATAAAGAGGGCAAAATAGTAAGTTCTGTCA
This window encodes:
- a CDS encoding ATPase, giving the protein MILIADSGSTKTHWKQIHADGSDESHYTKGLNPYFAGADIFDKVLSKDLPVDKNKIMCIHFYGAGCGADSKAEQVANFIKSHFPKARIYVYSDLLGAARALLGNNKGIACILGTGSVSCVYDGKKISRRTPSLGYILADEGGGASLGKELLKAYFYKKLPTPLHQAFEKDFNISREEVLDKVYRQPAPNAYLASFSKFIRANHQEPFIHNLVYGCFKEFFINHIIVYPSFKKLPLAFTGSVSSNLKDILAEVASEFGASISKIMKEPMEGLVEYHRSQ